One segment of Thermodesulfobacteriota bacterium DNA contains the following:
- a CDS encoding methyl-accepting chemotaxis protein: MFLRLTIKRSLAGMVLVGVMVVAVLFLVNLDSNRRLVMSQHRLTDGAFRVKTDVEGIVAAMTAFSVRDSRIATSRTLGDLEPFRERSALEKAFVGHQEALRRLSSELPEAEAEIGRLDELYARFLEQDSLLLESRQAILQLQERIGQQMEAMDKAGADLQKEAESISGRMNLAAMRASVAVRQLLAQPEKGEELRGAVTNLLQGDLAKLQKACTDLRLATSSLTVLGRQLLLVDDEDRITNIRSNQVAQAAALALSSLEAIRKGVEGSGELAAIAQRIEKGFPAFKQLVVEGEHSVCSLRCQLLQTEKQGTRARTGLEETRVAIVASLDNFGRMASSLTEAAQTDSGQVQQTANRINTLVGALGAVILLGVGGLIYLRVVPPINQAVAVADRMAEGDLSQQMAVRQDDEVGELARALNNIGTELGQIIHGIVETASTLKAGAAAQASALQETSASLEEMASMTRQNAENAAQADQLMAASQTAVEEANRAMAALTTSMQESARASAETRKIVKTIDEIAFQTNLLALNAAVEAARAGEAGAGFAVVAEEVRSLAMRAAEAARTTASLIEKTVGQIGSGMGLVHQTSKTFGEVRGHILDSGALVKEIAAASDEQAKGIEQINLAVSSMDAVTQQNAADADQLSSAVRFFTVAAGQVHAPDHTLPAVASSDRP, translated from the coding sequence ATGTTCCTCCGCTTGACGATCAAGAGAAGCCTGGCCGGCATGGTGCTGGTCGGCGTGATGGTGGTCGCGGTCCTGTTCCTGGTCAATCTCGACTCCAACCGCCGCCTGGTCATGAGCCAGCACCGGTTGACCGACGGGGCCTTCCGCGTCAAGACCGATGTGGAAGGCATCGTGGCGGCCATGACCGCCTTCAGCGTCCGGGACAGCCGGATTGCCACCAGCCGTACCCTGGGCGACCTGGAGCCTTTCCGGGAGCGGTCGGCCCTGGAGAAGGCCTTTGTCGGCCACCAGGAGGCCTTGCGCCGTCTGTCCTCCGAGCTGCCGGAGGCCGAGGCGGAGATCGGTCGCCTGGATGAGCTGTACGCACGCTTCCTGGAACAGGACTCCCTGCTTCTGGAGAGCCGCCAGGCGATCCTGCAGCTGCAGGAGAGGATCGGCCAGCAGATGGAGGCCATGGACAAGGCAGGGGCGGATCTCCAGAAGGAGGCCGAGTCGATCTCCGGCCGGATGAACTTGGCGGCCATGCGGGCCAGTGTGGCGGTACGCCAGCTTCTGGCGCAGCCGGAAAAGGGCGAGGAGCTGCGGGGCGCGGTGACCAACCTCCTCCAGGGCGATCTCGCCAAGCTGCAGAAGGCCTGCACCGATCTGCGGCTGGCGACCTCCTCCCTGACCGTCCTCGGCCGGCAGCTCCTGCTCGTGGATGACGAGGATCGCATCACCAACATCCGGTCCAACCAGGTGGCCCAGGCCGCGGCCCTGGCCCTGTCTTCCCTGGAGGCGATCCGGAAGGGTGTCGAGGGCTCCGGTGAGCTGGCCGCCATCGCCCAGCGGATCGAAAAGGGGTTCCCTGCCTTCAAACAGCTCGTGGTCGAAGGCGAGCATTCGGTCTGCAGCCTCCGTTGCCAGCTGCTCCAGACCGAGAAGCAAGGCACCCGCGCCAGGACCGGGCTCGAGGAGACCCGGGTGGCGATTGTCGCCAGCCTCGACAACTTCGGGCGCATGGCTTCATCGTTGACCGAGGCCGCCCAGACCGACTCCGGCCAGGTGCAGCAGACCGCGAATCGGATCAACACCCTGGTGGGCGCGCTGGGCGCGGTCATCCTGCTTGGTGTCGGGGGGCTCATCTACCTTCGGGTGGTGCCCCCCATCAACCAGGCGGTGGCGGTGGCCGATCGCATGGCCGAGGGCGACCTGTCCCAGCAGATGGCTGTCCGGCAGGACGACGAGGTTGGCGAGCTCGCCCGTGCCTTGAACAACATCGGCACCGAGCTCGGGCAGATCATCCACGGCATCGTCGAAACCGCCAGCACCCTGAAGGCGGGAGCGGCGGCGCAGGCCTCGGCCCTGCAGGAGACATCGGCCTCCCTGGAGGAGATGGCCTCGATGACCAGGCAGAATGCCGAGAACGCCGCCCAGGCCGACCAGCTCATGGCGGCCTCCCAGACCGCGGTGGAAGAGGCCAACCGGGCCATGGCCGCGCTCACCACCTCGATGCAGGAGAGCGCCCGGGCCAGCGCCGAAACCAGGAAGATCGTGAAGACCATCGACGAGATCGCCTTCCAGACGAACCTGCTTGCCCTCAATGCCGCGGTCGAGGCGGCACGGGCGGGCGAGGCCGGTGCCGGCTTTGCGGTGGTGGCGGAGGAGGTGCGGAGCCTGGCCATGCGGGCGGCGGAGGCGGCCAGGACCACCGCCAGCCTGATCGAAAAGACCGTGGGGCAGATCGGCAGTGGCATGGGCCTGGTCCACCAGACCAGCAAGACCTTCGGTGAGGTCCGCGGCCACATCCTGGACTCGGGAGCGCTGGTCAAGGAGATCGCCGCGGCTTCCGACGAGCAGGCCAAGGGGATCGAGCAGATCAACCTCGCGGTGTCGAGCATGGACGCTGTCACCCAGCAGAATGCCGCCGACGCCGACCAGCTGTCGTCGGCGGTACGGTTCTTCACGGTGGCCGCCGGTCAGGTGCACGCCCCGGACCACACCCTGCCGGCTGTGGCCTCTTCCGACAGGCCGTAA